Proteins co-encoded in one Nematostella vectensis chromosome 15, jaNemVect1.1, whole genome shotgun sequence genomic window:
- the LOC116610291 gene encoding zinc finger protein 92 isoform X2, translating to MGDKVGDKSQGKIMADKKHLKQPFNQSQDFICKQEVKIEQKLFDLKNIAEEVSEALNLSEKPHECDECGKCFTRRAHLRAHLIVHLELKPYKCNACGKCYNQTSSLKRHLRTHTGQKPYKCDECGKCFNQSGALNSHLRIHSGQKPYKCDECGKCFNQSGALNSHLRIHSGQKPYKCDECDKCFSEAGSLRKHLMIHSGHKPHKCDECGKCFNQSGNLKKHLMIHSGQKPYKCDECGKCFNQSGSLKTHAKTHA from the coding sequence ATGGGAGATAAAGTGGGAGATAAGAGTCAAGGGAAAATAATGGCAGACAAGAAACATTTAAAGCAACCTTTTAATCAAAGCCAAGATTTCATCTGCAAGCAGGAAGTAAAAATTGAGCAAAAACTATTTGATTTGAAAAATATTGCAGAGGAAGTATCAGAAGCACTGAATTTATCTGAGAAACCACACgaatgtgatgaatgtggtAAGTGCTTTACTAGACGTGCACACCTTAGGGCACACCTAATTGTTCACTTGGAACTAAAGCCATACAAGTGTAATGCATGTGGCAAGTGCTATAACCAAACAAGTTCTCTGAAGAGACACCTAAGGACTCACACAGGACAGAAACCAtacaaatgtgatgaatgtggcaagTGCTTTAACCAATCCGGAGCCCTGAATTCACACCTACGGATTCACTCAGGACAGAAACCAtacaaatgtgatgaatgtggcaagTGCTTTAACCAATCTGGAGCCCTGAATTCACACCTGAGGATTCACTCAGGACAGAAGCCAtacaaatgtgatgaatgtgaCAAGTGCTTTTCTGAAGCTGGAAGCTTGAGGAAACACCTAATGATTCACTCAGGACATAAACCAcacaaatgtgatgaatgtggcaagTGCTTTAACCAATCTGGAAACTTGAAAAAACACCTAATGATTCACTCTGGACAGAAACCAtacaaatgtgatgaatgtggcaagTGCTTTAACCAATCTGGATCCCTGAAAACACATGCAAAAACACATGCATAA
- the LOC116610291 gene encoding zinc finger protein 92 isoform X1, which yields MADESCGEKEQEVIMGDKVGDKSQGKIMADKKHLKQPFNQSQDFICKQEVKIEQKLFDLKNIAEEVSEALNLSEKPHECDECGKCFTRRAHLRAHLIVHLELKPYKCNACGKCYNQTSSLKRHLRTHTGQKPYKCDECGKCFNQSGALNSHLRIHSGQKPYKCDECGKCFNQSGALNSHLRIHSGQKPYKCDECDKCFSEAGSLRKHLMIHSGHKPHKCDECGKCFNQSGNLKKHLMIHSGQKPYKCDECGKCFNQSGSLKTHAKTHA from the exons atggcggacgagtCCTGTGGCGAGAAG GAACAGGAAGTGATAATGGGAGATAAAGTGGGAGATAAGAGTCAAGGGAAAATAATGGCAGACAAGAAACATTTAAAGCAACCTTTTAATCAAAGCCAAGATTTCATCTGCAAGCAGGAAGTAAAAATTGAGCAAAAACTATTTGATTTGAAAAATATTGCAGAGGAAGTATCAGAAGCACTGAATTTATCTGAGAAACCACACgaatgtgatgaatgtggtAAGTGCTTTACTAGACGTGCACACCTTAGGGCACACCTAATTGTTCACTTGGAACTAAAGCCATACAAGTGTAATGCATGTGGCAAGTGCTATAACCAAACAAGTTCTCTGAAGAGACACCTAAGGACTCACACAGGACAGAAACCAtacaaatgtgatgaatgtggcaagTGCTTTAACCAATCCGGAGCCCTGAATTCACACCTACGGATTCACTCAGGACAGAAACCAtacaaatgtgatgaatgtggcaagTGCTTTAACCAATCTGGAGCCCTGAATTCACACCTGAGGATTCACTCAGGACAGAAGCCAtacaaatgtgatgaatgtgaCAAGTGCTTTTCTGAAGCTGGAAGCTTGAGGAAACACCTAATGATTCACTCAGGACATAAACCAcacaaatgtgatgaatgtggcaagTGCTTTAACCAATCTGGAAACTTGAAAAAACACCTAATGATTCACTCTGGACAGAAACCAtacaaatgtgatgaatgtggcaagTGCTTTAACCAATCTGGATCCCTGAAAACACATGCAAAAACACATGCATAA
- the LOC116610282 gene encoding zinc finger protein 501, protein MGDKSQGKIMPKKKLLKQPINESQVLIFKQEIKVEPELFDLKNIAGEVSKELNLPEKPHKCDECGKCFAQSGTLKRHVRIHTGHKPHKCDECGKCFTQRGNLKTHLIIHLGQKPYECDECGKCFKQSRTLKTHLTIHTEQKPHKCDECGKCFTHLGALKTHLRIHTGQKPYECDACGKCFTRKTHLKAHLMMHSGQKPFKCDVCDKGFTRHAGLKSHLRIHSGQKPYKCDECGKCFNQSGTLKSHLRIHSGQKPYKCDECGKCFTVKSNLKTHLMIHSGKKPYKCYECGKCFSRHRYLKTHLMIHSGVKPYKCDKCGKCFTQSGSLKAHLRIHSGKKFIYVMNLKSALPNLGPCDE, encoded by the coding sequence ATGGGAGATAAAAGTCAAGGAAAAATAATGCCAAAGAAGAAACTGTTAAAGCAACCTATTAATGAAAGCCAAGTTTTGATCTTCAAGCAAGAAATAAAAGTTGAGCCAGAACTATTTGATTTGAAAAATATTGCAGGGGAGGTATCAAAAGAATTGAACTTACCTGAGAAACCAcacaaatgtgatgaatgtggtAAGTGCTTTGCCCAATCGGGAACTCTGAAAAGACACGTAAGGATTCACACAGGACATAAACCAcacaaatgtgatgaatgtggcaagTGCTTTACCCAACGTGGTAACCTGAAGACACACCTAATTATTCACTTAGGACAGAAACCATACGAATGTGATGAGTGTGGCAAGTGCTTTAAACAATCGAGAACCCTGAAAACACACCTAACAATTCATACAGAACAAAAACCAcacaaatgtgatgaatgtggcaagTGCTTTACCCATTTGGGAGCCCTTAAAACACACCTAAGGATTCACACAGGACAGAAACCATACGAATGCGATGCATGTGGCAAATGCTTTACCCGAAAAACACACCTGAAGGCACACCTAATGATGCACTCAGGACAAAAACCATTCAAATGTGATGTGTGTGATAAGGGCTTTACCCGACATGCAGGACTGAAGTCACACCTAAGGATTCACTCAGGACAGAAACCAtacaaatgtgatgaatgtggcaagTGCTTTAACCAATCTGGGACCTTGAAGTCACACCTAAGGATTCACTCAGGACAGAAACCAtacaaatgtgatgaatgtggcaagTGCTTTACCGTAAAATCAAACCTGAAGACACACCTGATGATTCACTCAGGAAAGAAACCATACAAATGTTATGAATGTGGCAAGTGCTTTTCCAGACATAGGTACCTGAAGACGCACCTAATGATTCACTCAGGAGTGAAACCATACAAATGTGACAAATGTGGCAAGTGCTTTACCCAATCTGGGAGCCTGAAAGCACACCTAAGGATTCATTCAGGAAAGAAATTTATATATGTGATGAATTTGAAAAGTGCTTTACCCAATCTTGGACCTTGTGATGAATGA